A section of the Polyangium spumosum genome encodes:
- a CDS encoding MFS transporter produces MSQGPLDPYAPSVAPARVSPPAEDAVIRRGQWTAWVITWLSYATYYLGRMGISVAKAPIMESLGKDVLRHVETAYLAAYMVGQYVNGFLGDRVGARWLVGAGMLVSAGACFVFGASSIGGAFLVAFVVNGLAQSSGWPGNVKAMAEWTTPQNRGRVMGVWATCYQVGGIVATWFATFMLSVYGWRASFWGPAIVVALVGVLVLLFLKPGPGAEAQAAELAAAGADASAIEAERREERRRVLRSPTVWFYGASYFGMKLIRYSLLFWLAFYLKTVLHYSPETAGYMSSSFAVGGVVGTMGMGALSDRYRDVSRSIFAAAWLVLLAGAIFLYARIGASGMVTNFLVMALVGALLFGPDALISGAAAQDAGGKYAAATAAGVVNGIGSIGAILQEYVTRGVSERYGWDKLFYVFVALAVFSAVCLVPTFRPRKA; encoded by the coding sequence ATGAGCCAAGGCCCGCTCGACCCTTACGCGCCGTCCGTCGCGCCCGCCCGCGTCTCGCCGCCCGCCGAGGACGCTGTGATACGTCGCGGGCAGTGGACCGCGTGGGTGATCACGTGGCTCTCGTACGCGACGTATTACCTCGGCCGCATGGGCATCAGCGTCGCGAAGGCGCCGATCATGGAGAGCCTCGGCAAGGACGTCCTGCGCCACGTCGAGACGGCGTACCTCGCGGCGTACATGGTCGGCCAGTACGTGAACGGCTTCCTCGGTGATCGCGTGGGCGCGCGGTGGCTCGTGGGCGCGGGGATGCTGGTCTCGGCGGGCGCGTGTTTCGTGTTCGGCGCGTCGAGTATCGGCGGCGCGTTCCTCGTCGCATTCGTGGTGAACGGCCTCGCGCAATCGTCGGGCTGGCCGGGCAACGTGAAGGCGATGGCCGAATGGACGACGCCGCAGAACCGCGGCCGCGTCATGGGCGTGTGGGCGACGTGTTATCAGGTCGGCGGCATCGTCGCGACCTGGTTCGCCACGTTCATGCTGAGCGTCTACGGCTGGCGCGCGAGCTTCTGGGGGCCGGCGATCGTGGTCGCGCTCGTCGGCGTGCTCGTGCTTCTCTTTCTGAAGCCGGGGCCGGGCGCGGAGGCACAAGCGGCAGAGCTCGCGGCGGCGGGCGCGGATGCGTCGGCGATCGAGGCCGAGCGGCGAGAGGAGCGGCGCCGCGTGCTCCGGAGCCCGACGGTATGGTTTTACGGAGCCTCTTATTTCGGGATGAAGCTCATCCGCTACAGCCTGCTCTTCTGGCTCGCATTTTATCTGAAGACGGTGCTCCATTATTCACCGGAGACCGCGGGATACATGTCGAGCTCGTTCGCGGTCGGCGGCGTCGTCGGCACGATGGGGATGGGCGCACTCTCGGATCGATATCGCGACGTCTCCCGATCGATCTTCGCGGCGGCGTGGCTCGTGCTGCTCGCCGGCGCGATCTTCCTTTATGCGCGTATCGGCGCGAGCGGGATGGTGACGAACTTCCTCGTCATGGCCCTCGTCGGCGCCCTGCTCTTCGGCCCAGACGCGCTCATCAGCGGCGCCGCCGCGCAGGACGCAGGCGGCAAATACGCAGCCGCGACCGCGGCAGGCGTCGTGAATGGAATCGGCTCGATAGGCGCAATCCTGCAGGAGTACGTCACGCGCGGCGTGAGCGAGCGTTACGGATGGGACAAGCTCTTTTACGTCTTCGTCGCGCTCGCGGTGTTCTCGGCGGTCTGCCTGGTCCCGACCTTCCGCCCGCGGAAGGCGTGA
- a CDS encoding phytoene desaturase family protein — protein sequence MMTPDAIVIGAGPNGLVAANYLAQAGWSVLVLEAQARPGGAVWTEESSLPGFHHDVGAAFFPFGPTSPALRPLDLEGAGLVWRHAPLDSAHPAKDGTCAAIGRDLEASKQNLGEDGPAWEKLARWHAGTRDQLLDALLSTLPALGPMARFGPANLLRLAAVAASSGRGFAERTFRTEAARRIVPALALHTDVGPDDPFGAIVGFMLAMLASSGGFAIPEGGAASITRALLKRLGDLGGVVRTGTRVARIVVREGRAAAVVTEQGEEIAADRAIIADTSAPALYLRLLDPGVVPTPVAESMRNFKHGFGTFKMDWALSGPVPWSCEDATRAAVVHTGDDLDDLARFTAEVRRGALPRDPYLVIGQQTLADPTRAPAGKHTLWAYSRVPSVAPGGWEKVKQSFADRIEARIESLAPGFKERILARVIVTPKDLEAMNENLIGGDLGGGSAQIQHQLFFRPMFPYYRYRTPIRALYLGSSYTHPGAGVHGACGRNAAEAALRDEG from the coding sequence ATGATGACCCCCGACGCCATCGTGATCGGCGCTGGTCCGAACGGCCTCGTGGCGGCCAATTACCTCGCCCAGGCCGGCTGGTCGGTGCTCGTGCTCGAAGCGCAAGCCCGGCCCGGCGGCGCCGTCTGGACCGAAGAGAGCAGCCTGCCCGGCTTCCACCACGACGTCGGCGCGGCGTTTTTCCCGTTCGGACCGACGAGCCCCGCCCTGCGCCCGCTCGACCTGGAAGGCGCCGGGCTCGTGTGGCGACACGCGCCGCTCGACAGCGCACACCCCGCCAAGGACGGCACGTGCGCGGCGATCGGGCGCGACCTCGAGGCGAGCAAGCAGAACCTCGGCGAAGACGGGCCCGCCTGGGAGAAGCTCGCGCGATGGCACGCAGGGACGCGGGATCAACTGCTCGACGCGCTCCTGTCGACCCTGCCCGCCCTGGGCCCGATGGCGCGGTTCGGGCCGGCGAACCTGCTGCGGCTCGCGGCCGTGGCCGCGTCGAGCGGGCGCGGCTTCGCGGAGCGGACGTTCCGCACCGAGGCAGCGCGCCGCATCGTGCCCGCGCTCGCGTTGCACACGGACGTCGGCCCGGACGATCCCTTCGGCGCGATCGTGGGCTTCATGCTGGCGATGCTCGCGTCGAGCGGCGGCTTCGCCATCCCGGAGGGCGGCGCGGCGTCGATCACGCGGGCGTTGTTGAAGCGGCTCGGCGACCTCGGCGGCGTCGTGCGGACGGGCACGCGCGTGGCGCGAATCGTGGTGCGCGAGGGCCGCGCCGCGGCCGTCGTGACCGAACAGGGCGAGGAGATCGCGGCCGATCGCGCGATCATCGCGGACACCTCCGCGCCCGCGCTTTACCTGCGCCTGCTCGACCCGGGCGTCGTGCCCACGCCCGTCGCGGAGTCGATGCGCAACTTCAAGCACGGCTTCGGCACGTTCAAGATGGACTGGGCGCTCTCGGGCCCCGTGCCGTGGTCGTGCGAGGACGCCACGCGCGCGGCCGTCGTACACACGGGCGACGATCTCGACGATCTCGCGCGCTTCACGGCCGAGGTGCGGCGCGGCGCGTTGCCCCGGGATCCGTACCTCGTCATCGGACAGCAGACGCTCGCGGATCCGACACGCGCGCCCGCGGGGAAACACACGCTCTGGGCCTACTCGCGTGTGCCTTCGGTCGCGCCCGGCGGCTGGGAGAAGGTGAAGCAGTCGTTCGCCGATCGTATCGAGGCGCGTATCGAGAGCCTCGCGCCGGGCTTCAAGGAGCGCATCCTCGCGCGCGTGATCGTCACGCCGAAGGATCTCGAGGCGATGAACGAGAACCTCATCGGCGGAGACCTCGGCGGCGGCTCGGCGCAGATCCAGCACCAGCTCTTCTTCCGGCCGATGTTCCCGTACTACCGCTATCGCACGCCGATCCGCGCGCTCTACCTCGGCTCGTCGTACACGCACCCCGGCGCGGGTGTACACGGCGCCTGCGGCAGGAACGCGGCCGAGGCGGCGCTACGCGACGAGGGTTGA
- a CDS encoding PP2C family protein-serine/threonine phosphatase, which yields MQLWTAIALALGVVLVGAAGFQLARPKALPAGGKGGGKRDDAPEPRRESRTSKPAPERASKPASERTSKPAPERTSSDKLLPKIAEPNEDEDDSELTVITLSPKMPSLAKISGDDDRDDEEHPDAPAKAIVVDDDAAADEPTRASPFILVSAAGQTDKGQKRKNNEDSYVVVDEHGLFVVADGMGGYAGGEIASALTVEVIEKAFKTQTFEGPAYDNVPRRGSELARSIQMANKAVFEKAGADPMLKGMGTTVVAARFSLNKQRLYLGHVGDSRCYRLREGKLEQITTDHTMAALGFTGPAFAHRLNRAVGTQPSVEIDLIIGRPRPDDAYLLCSDGLSKMVPDEELRQILVETKHPQQAIDKLIARANEKGGHDNITAILVCVKSPAEYIRSLREASTSTEPS from the coding sequence ATGCAGCTTTGGACCGCGATCGCACTCGCCCTCGGTGTCGTCCTCGTCGGAGCCGCCGGTTTTCAGCTCGCGCGGCCGAAGGCCCTGCCCGCGGGGGGCAAAGGGGGAGGCAAAAGGGACGACGCGCCCGAACCCAGGCGCGAATCCCGCACGAGCAAGCCCGCGCCGGAGCGCGCGAGCAAGCCTGCGTCGGAGCGCACGAGCAAGCCCGCGCCGGAGCGAACGTCCTCGGACAAACTGCTCCCGAAGATCGCCGAGCCGAACGAGGACGAGGACGACAGCGAGCTCACGGTCATCACGTTGAGCCCGAAGATGCCGAGCCTCGCGAAGATCTCCGGCGACGACGATCGCGACGACGAGGAGCACCCGGACGCGCCGGCGAAGGCCATCGTCGTGGACGACGACGCGGCCGCGGACGAGCCGACGCGCGCCTCGCCCTTCATCCTCGTGAGCGCCGCGGGGCAGACGGACAAGGGGCAGAAGCGCAAGAACAACGAGGACAGCTACGTCGTCGTCGACGAGCACGGCCTCTTCGTGGTGGCCGACGGCATGGGCGGATATGCGGGCGGCGAGATCGCCAGCGCGCTCACGGTCGAGGTGATCGAGAAGGCGTTCAAGACGCAGACCTTCGAGGGGCCGGCCTACGACAACGTGCCGCGGCGCGGCAGCGAGCTCGCGCGTAGCATCCAGATGGCGAACAAGGCGGTCTTCGAGAAGGCCGGCGCGGATCCCATGCTGAAGGGCATGGGCACGACGGTGGTGGCGGCGCGCTTCTCACTGAACAAACAGCGCCTCTACCTCGGGCACGTGGGTGACAGCCGCTGCTACCGCCTGCGCGAAGGCAAGCTCGAGCAGATCACGACCGATCACACGATGGCCGCGCTTGGATTCACCGGCCCTGCTTTTGCACATCGGCTCAACCGCGCCGTGGGCACGCAGCCATCCGTGGAGATCGATCTCATCATCGGCCGACCGCGCCCGGACGACGCCTACCTGCTCTGCTCCGACGGGCTTTCGAAGATGGTGCCCGACGAGGAGCTGCGGCAAATCCTGGTCGAGACCAAGCACCCGCAGCAGGCGATCGACAAGCTCATCGCCCGCGCCAACGAGAAGGGCGGGCATGACAACATCACGGCGATCCTCGTCTGCGTGAAGTCCCCGGCCGAGTACATTCGATCGCTGCGTGAAGCCTCGACGTCCACCGAGCCGAGCTGA
- a CDS encoding protein kinase domain-containing protein, producing MGASGCPEHGRPLEGDTAPELSSEPEAPLPEFRGYRTERMLGRGGFGMVYAAISASASPTSPPRRVAIKLARDDRAGAAQRLAHELVALRLVGPPHVPEVIDAGELHPGSPYIVMELVEARTLAEILATRGRSLPPAEACAITRALLGSLRAVHEEGLVHRDIKPENVLVTEPPGRATVLDLGLARRGGAMPARTIAPHEEGAMVGTIEYMAPEQCEGRAELDARADVYAVGVILYEMLAGSPPFWGPPAAVREGHLSRRPARLEGRAGTPIPAELEDIVLRCLEKDPAARYSNATELDQALAAIRLGTEPELRKSPESAGDPTTNGIGKTQAPDRGSSEGGRARPSDASATERRTVALLHFTSQLDPIALQGRIEPIGGHVMRASGGRYVVAFGHEADENPVRLAIRAAQDLVARGICERVWIDLATVSVTARPDGSKRLLAPHLARIGQAPLPAGAAPILLSPAARAVLTEADLSETLSLFGAKAVEEGELSGAEDPTTRLGHVGPPLVGRDDLLETLTLAALRSVREAVPSVSVIVGEPGHGKSHLRRLLVERLRTLVPLGAVVDLRAPEPIVGGGDSVRDLLSAALGLPASMPIEGRKAALRERLGPASSPEAEAALALALGWVGPPRGDETTDFPGLRALEAAPFALGATLRVAGGEALRRRAERTPLCVVLDDAQFADEATLGILEHATLAEARAPIFVCALGRPVFRENHPSWAERAAHRDVCDLGPLDEQSAASLVRVLLAPAENVPELAVRRLVERTQGIPLLLVELVRGLKGAGIVRRHEGGRGFYVATDELDRVPDLPLIEWLAHREIDALSPAERAHARLVATVGAEVTPEEISGILRGILRRLDQSGESSEFPLDARIGIERLLNTGVLRRQRHGRVSFRHALVRETIARGVPEALRRKIHLTCAEYYRDAPGFPEGPPEEQRLPQLAYHAAAAGLRDVAESAYMALAEAARARHAYVDAERFYTLALEQQASTGQRRGGAYRGRGLMRYRVGRYHDALADFAEARAAASAAGDEMEIVEILLDEATALDWMGEHVDSREKVHAAQALVAGRATPLLSARMLLGIGRSHYRFSLKEEALDALARAASEAARLGEGGYETQVIALLMLGYLEQGIGRHASAERALDRAVTLCDAHGDALHLAASINTRGVLRGFQGDRQRMVSDLARVISLGRELGQDYIEWTGHFNLGECLYLMAELDAAEPHVAQARALSERPLGVAPRPASIILQARMMLYRGDIENARALASRARGETSEPLTVPSDDVLCSMIELAAEDAGEEAWEALEARSERYSIGQERIEVVETRGLSALRRGRRREAARHLERALALSRQIPNVIGKRLARHLAEATRD from the coding sequence GTGGGGGCCTCCGGGTGTCCGGAGCATGGTCGTCCGCTCGAAGGGGACACGGCGCCCGAGCTCTCGTCCGAGCCCGAGGCGCCGCTGCCCGAGTTCCGAGGTTACCGCACCGAACGTATGCTCGGCCGCGGCGGGTTTGGCATGGTGTACGCGGCCATATCGGCGTCCGCGTCGCCCACGAGCCCGCCGCGCCGGGTGGCGATCAAGCTGGCCCGCGACGATCGGGCAGGCGCCGCCCAGAGGCTCGCCCACGAGCTCGTGGCGCTGCGCCTCGTGGGCCCGCCCCACGTGCCCGAGGTGATCGACGCGGGCGAGCTCCACCCAGGTTCGCCGTACATCGTGATGGAGCTCGTCGAGGCGAGGACACTCGCGGAGATCCTCGCCACGCGTGGCCGGTCGTTGCCTCCAGCCGAGGCCTGCGCGATCACGCGCGCCCTGCTCGGCTCGTTGCGCGCCGTGCACGAGGAGGGCCTCGTCCACCGCGACATCAAGCCCGAGAACGTCCTCGTCACGGAGCCGCCGGGCCGCGCGACGGTGCTCGATCTGGGGCTCGCCAGGCGAGGCGGCGCGATGCCGGCGCGGACGATCGCGCCGCACGAGGAAGGCGCGATGGTCGGCACCATCGAGTACATGGCGCCCGAGCAATGCGAGGGCCGCGCGGAGCTCGACGCGCGCGCCGACGTGTACGCGGTGGGCGTGATCCTGTACGAGATGCTCGCGGGCAGCCCGCCGTTCTGGGGCCCGCCGGCGGCGGTGCGAGAAGGGCACCTCTCGCGCAGGCCCGCGCGGCTCGAGGGGCGCGCAGGCACGCCGATCCCGGCGGAGCTCGAGGACATCGTGTTGCGCTGCCTGGAGAAGGATCCGGCCGCGCGATACTCGAACGCGACCGAGCTCGACCAGGCGCTCGCCGCGATCCGCCTGGGGACGGAGCCCGAGCTGCGGAAGTCCCCGGAGAGCGCCGGGGATCCGACGACGAACGGGATCGGAAAAACCCAGGCCCCGGATCGAGGCTCGTCGGAGGGCGGGCGAGCGAGGCCGTCCGACGCCTCCGCGACGGAGCGGCGAACGGTGGCCTTGCTGCACTTCACGTCGCAGCTCGATCCGATCGCGCTGCAAGGACGCATCGAGCCGATCGGCGGGCACGTGATGCGCGCCTCGGGCGGTCGGTACGTGGTGGCCTTCGGGCACGAGGCGGACGAGAACCCGGTGCGGCTGGCGATCCGCGCCGCGCAGGATCTCGTCGCGCGTGGGATCTGCGAGCGGGTGTGGATCGATCTCGCCACCGTCTCCGTGACGGCGCGGCCCGACGGATCGAAGCGGCTGCTCGCGCCGCACCTCGCGCGGATCGGGCAGGCGCCGTTGCCCGCGGGGGCCGCGCCGATCCTGCTCTCGCCGGCCGCGCGTGCGGTGCTGACGGAGGCCGATCTCTCCGAGACGCTCTCGCTCTTCGGCGCGAAGGCCGTCGAGGAGGGCGAGCTCTCCGGCGCGGAGGATCCGACGACGCGGCTCGGGCACGTGGGGCCGCCGCTCGTGGGCCGGGACGATCTCCTGGAGACGCTCACGCTCGCGGCGCTCCGTTCGGTGCGGGAGGCCGTGCCGTCGGTCTCGGTGATCGTCGGGGAGCCGGGGCACGGCAAGAGCCACCTGCGCAGGCTGCTCGTCGAGCGCCTGCGGACCCTCGTGCCGCTCGGGGCGGTGGTGGATCTGCGCGCGCCCGAGCCGATCGTCGGCGGTGGTGACAGCGTCCGGGACCTGCTCTCGGCGGCGCTTGGTCTGCCCGCGTCGATGCCGATCGAAGGGCGCAAGGCCGCGCTGCGCGAGCGGCTCGGTCCGGCGAGTAGCCCCGAGGCGGAGGCGGCGCTCGCGCTCGCCCTCGGCTGGGTGGGGCCGCCGCGTGGCGACGAGACCACGGACTTCCCGGGCCTGCGTGCCCTCGAGGCGGCGCCGTTCGCCCTCGGCGCGACCTTGCGCGTGGCCGGCGGCGAGGCGCTGCGCAGGCGCGCGGAACGGACGCCGCTCTGCGTCGTGCTCGACGACGCGCAGTTCGCGGACGAGGCGACGCTCGGCATCCTGGAGCACGCGACGCTCGCGGAGGCGCGCGCGCCGATCTTCGTGTGCGCCCTCGGCCGCCCGGTGTTCCGCGAGAACCACCCGTCCTGGGCCGAGCGCGCCGCGCATAGGGACGTATGTGATCTCGGCCCGCTCGACGAGCAGAGCGCGGCCTCGCTGGTGCGCGTGCTGCTCGCGCCGGCGGAGAACGTCCCGGAGCTCGCGGTGCGCAGGCTCGTGGAGCGGACGCAGGGGATCCCGCTCTTGCTCGTCGAGCTCGTGCGTGGGCTCAAGGGCGCCGGGATCGTGCGGCGGCACGAGGGTGGGCGTGGGTTTTACGTCGCGACGGACGAGCTCGATCGCGTGCCGGATCTCCCGCTCATCGAGTGGCTCGCGCACCGCGAGATCGACGCGCTCTCGCCGGCGGAGCGGGCGCACGCGCGCCTCGTGGCGACGGTGGGCGCCGAGGTCACGCCGGAGGAGATCTCGGGCATCCTGCGCGGCATCCTGCGGCGGCTCGATCAGAGCGGCGAGTCGAGCGAGTTCCCGCTCGACGCGCGGATCGGCATCGAGCGGCTGCTCAACACGGGCGTCCTCCGACGACAGCGCCACGGTCGCGTCAGCTTCCGGCACGCGCTCGTCCGCGAGACCATCGCCCGCGGCGTGCCCGAGGCGCTGCGCCGCAAGATTCACCTCACGTGCGCCGAGTATTACCGCGACGCGCCGGGGTTTCCGGAGGGGCCGCCCGAGGAGCAACGGCTGCCGCAGCTCGCCTACCACGCGGCGGCCGCGGGGTTACGTGACGTCGCGGAGTCGGCGTACATGGCGCTCGCCGAGGCGGCGCGGGCGAGGCACGCGTACGTCGACGCCGAACGCTTCTACACGCTGGCGCTCGAGCAGCAGGCGAGCACGGGGCAACGTCGCGGCGGGGCGTATCGAGGCCGCGGGCTCATGCGTTATCGCGTGGGCCGTTACCACGACGCGCTCGCGGATTTCGCCGAGGCGCGCGCGGCGGCGAGCGCGGCGGGGGACGAGATGGAGATCGTCGAGATCCTGCTCGACGAGGCGACGGCGCTCGACTGGATGGGCGAGCACGTGGACTCGCGCGAGAAGGTGCACGCCGCGCAGGCGCTCGTCGCGGGCCGCGCGACGCCGCTGCTCTCGGCGCGTATGCTGCTCGGCATCGGCCGCTCGCATTACCGGTTCTCGCTGAAGGAAGAGGCGCTCGACGCGCTCGCGCGCGCGGCGTCCGAGGCGGCGCGGCTCGGCGAGGGGGGCTACGAGACGCAGGTGATCGCGCTGCTCATGCTGGGCTACCTCGAGCAGGGGATCGGCCGGCACGCCTCTGCCGAGCGCGCCCTCGATCGCGCCGTCACCTTGTGTGACGCGCACGGCGACGCGCTCCACCTCGCGGCGTCGATCAACACGCGTGGCGTCTTGCGTGGCTTCCAGGGGGATCGGCAGCGGATGGTCTCGGACCTCGCGCGGGTCATCTCGCTCGGGCGTGAGCTCGGGCAGGACTACATCGAGTGGACCGGCCACTTCAACCTGGGCGAATGCCTCTACCTGATGGCCGAGCTCGACGCGGCCGAGCCCCACGTGGCCCAGGCGCGCGCCCTCTCCGAGCGCCCTCTCGGCGTCGCGCCGCGCCCGGCGAGCATCATCCTCCAGGCGCGGATGATGCTCTACCGGGGCGACATCGAGAACGCGCGCGCGCTCGCCTCGCGGGCCCGCGGCGAGACGTCCGAGCCGCTCACGGTCCCGTCCGACGACGTCCTTTGCTCGATGATCGAGCTCGCCGCGGAGGACGCGGGCGAGGAGGCGTGGGAGGCCCTCGAGGCTCGGTCGGAGCGATACTCGATCGGGCAGGAGCGTATCGAGGTGGTCGAGACGCGTGGCCTCTCGGCTTTGCGGCGGGGCAGGCGCCGGGAAGCGGCGCGTCACCTCGAGCGTGCGCTCGCCCTGTCGCGGCAGATCCCCAACGTGATCGGCAAGCGGTTGGCGCGGCACCTCGCCGAGGCGACGCGCGATTGA
- a CDS encoding serine/threonine-protein kinase has product MMNGNEDHDVPLAVGTSVGGYVVDRLVARGGCGSVYRAHAAGRAEPVAIKVLHPTLAPLPKMIERFVREVELLRRIRHPNIVEIKEVGALPCGTPFFVMEYLPGVTLDVLLSMRGRLGPEEALEILEPVCAALGAAHAAGIVHRDVKASNVMATGGLGGVKLLDFGIAKLVDPGTSSAGLTSVNRQIGTLTIMAPEQLLCAPVDARTDVYALGALLYRLLTGRLPFESSFPGELVRKHLEEPAPRPSERVPVSREIDAVVLKCLEKRPERRYESVHALVRALRHATSAGTFRASSHQLPRFAVGVFIEIRLRADAEDAPELFASEIERILATAEDRLRAAGYTLCTSTSAEVLGLRLLPRDPARWQDERQAALDFALDLHGALASRSGSDPRVHVNVSAHAGEVVVRERIDADPEIVGGPLARTGDWASSEETPNLCATWELLDGLGGFEAAPGPDPLVLVSRSAASAA; this is encoded by the coding sequence ATGATGAACGGCAACGAAGATCACGACGTCCCCCTTGCCGTGGGGACGTCCGTGGGCGGATACGTGGTCGACAGGCTCGTGGCGCGTGGCGGTTGCGGCTCGGTGTACCGCGCGCATGCGGCGGGTCGCGCCGAACCCGTGGCCATCAAGGTCCTGCACCCGACGCTCGCGCCGCTGCCGAAGATGATCGAACGCTTCGTCCGGGAGGTCGAGCTCCTCCGGCGTATCCGTCACCCGAACATCGTCGAGATCAAAGAGGTCGGCGCGCTCCCCTGCGGCACTCCCTTCTTCGTGATGGAGTATCTCCCCGGCGTCACGCTCGACGTCTTGCTCTCGATGCGCGGTCGCCTCGGCCCTGAAGAGGCGCTGGAGATCCTCGAGCCCGTTTGCGCCGCGCTCGGCGCCGCGCACGCCGCGGGCATCGTCCACCGCGACGTCAAGGCGAGCAACGTGATGGCGACGGGCGGCCTCGGAGGTGTGAAGCTCCTGGATTTTGGCATCGCGAAGCTCGTCGATCCGGGCACGTCGAGCGCGGGTTTGACCTCGGTGAATCGTCAGATCGGCACGCTGACGATCATGGCGCCCGAGCAGCTCCTCTGCGCGCCGGTCGACGCGCGCACCGACGTCTACGCGCTCGGCGCGCTCCTTTATCGGCTGCTCACGGGGCGCTTGCCGTTCGAGTCCTCGTTCCCTGGCGAGCTCGTGCGCAAGCACCTCGAGGAGCCTGCGCCGCGCCCGAGCGAGCGAGTCCCCGTCTCGCGCGAGATCGACGCGGTCGTCTTGAAGTGCCTCGAAAAGCGGCCCGAGCGTCGTTACGAGTCGGTGCACGCGCTCGTGCGGGCGCTGCGCCACGCGACCTCGGCGGGCACGTTCCGCGCGTCGTCGCACCAGCTCCCGCGCTTCGCGGTGGGGGTATTCATCGAGATCCGGCTGCGCGCGGACGCCGAGGACGCGCCCGAGCTCTTTGCCAGCGAGATCGAGCGGATCCTCGCGACCGCGGAGGATCGGCTGCGCGCGGCGGGTTACACGCTCTGCACGAGCACGAGCGCCGAGGTGCTCGGCCTCCGGCTCTTGCCGCGGGATCCTGCGCGCTGGCAGGACGAACGCCAGGCGGCGCTCGATTTCGCGCTCGACCTTCACGGGGCGCTCGCGTCGCGGAGCGGCTCGGATCCGCGTGTGCACGTGAACGTGTCGGCGCACGCGGGTGAGGTCGTGGTGCGGGAGCGAATCGACGCCGATCCGGAGATCGTCGGCGGCCCGCTCGCGCGCACGGGGGACTGGGCGTCGTCCGAGGAGACGCCGAACCTCTGCGCGACGTGGGAGCTGCTCGACGGCCTCGGCGGCTTCGAAGCGGCGCCCGGCCCCGATCCGCTCGTGCTCGTGAGCCGCAGCGCGGCCAGCGCGGCCTGA
- a CDS encoding metallophosphoesterase has protein sequence MAGLGWLHLSDLHVGTTGTLWQRPQYREEIERDLVWLRDRVGAFDVILVAGDLAATGTETEYGVVTEVLASLQDFLARLGPRPALLAVPGNHDLVRAAAGVAPKPATWETKREVFFEDHKHPFRRAVTAAFTPFLQWIERWHRERPGNVEVALRKGLLPGDFVATITK, from the coding sequence ATGGCCGGACTCGGCTGGCTGCACCTCAGCGATCTACACGTCGGGACCACCGGCACCCTGTGGCAACGGCCTCAGTACCGGGAGGAGATCGAGCGGGACCTCGTCTGGCTCCGCGACCGCGTAGGAGCCTTTGACGTGATTCTCGTTGCCGGCGACCTCGCCGCGACTGGAACTGAGACCGAGTACGGCGTCGTCACGGAAGTGCTCGCGTCTCTCCAGGATTTCCTCGCTCGGCTGGGCCCCCGCCCGGCGCTACTCGCGGTCCCCGGCAACCACGACCTCGTCCGCGCCGCGGCAGGCGTGGCACCGAAACCGGCCACCTGGGAGACGAAGCGCGAGGTGTTCTTCGAGGACCATAAGCATCCCTTCCGGCGAGCCGTAACCGCCGCGTTCACCCCGTTCCTCCAATGGATCGAGAGGTGGCACCGTGAACGACCGGGGAACGTTGAGGTCGCTCTCCGGAAGGGCCTTCTACCTGGTGATTTTGTTGCCACCATAACAAAATAA